The Kocuria flava nucleotide sequence CGCCGGGGCTGATCCGGTCGTGCTCGTCGGAGACCTCGCCGACGACCTCCTCCACGAGGTCCTCGAGGGTGACGACGCCGGCCGTGCCGCCCCACTCGTCGACGACCACGGCCATCTGCAGCCCGCCGGAGCGCAGCTGCACGAGCAGGGAGTCGAGGTGGACGGTCTCGGGCACGCGCAGCACGTCCTCCATGATCGCCCCGCACTCCAGGGCGGCGCGGCGGTCGGCCGGCACGGCCACAGCCTTCTTGACGTGGACCACGCCGCGGATCTCGTCCGGGGAGTCGTCGACGACGGGGAAGCGGGAGTGGCCGGTGCGGGAGGCCACGGCCACGACCTCGGCCACGGAGTCGTGGGAGTCGAGCATCTGCACCCGGATGCGGGGGGTCATCACGTCCGCGGCCGTGCGCTCGGCGAAGGTGAGGGTCTTGGCCACGAACGCGGCCGTCCCGGCGTCGAGGGTGCCCATCTTCGCGGAGCGGCGCACCATCGAGGACAGCTCCTCGGGCGAGCGGGCCCCGGAGAGCTCCTCCTTGGCCTCCATGCCGAACAGGTGCAGCACCCGGTTGGCGACGCCGTTGAGGCCCAGCACGAACGGCTTGAACACGGCGGTGAACACCAGCTGGGGGCGGGCCAGGGCGCGCCCGACGCGGTAGGCCTCGGCGATCGCCCAGTTCTTCGGCACGAGCTCGCCGACGAGCATCGACAGCAGCGTGGAGATCAGCATCGAGATCGTCAGGGTCACGCCCCCGGCGGCCGCGGCGGAGAGGCCGGTGAGGTCCATGATCGGCTCGCGCAGGAACGACTGGAGCGCGAGGTCGAGGGTGTAGCCGGTCAGCAGCGTCGTCAGCGTGATCCCGAGCTGGCAGCTCGAGAGCTGGGTGGACAGCGAGCGCAGGCACTTCAGCAGGGGCTCGGCCCGGCGGTCGCCCTCGGCGATCGCCCGGCGGACCGTGGTCTGGTCCAGGGCCACCAGGGAGAACTCCACGGCGACGAAGAAGCCGGTGCCGAGGATCAGGAGCAGGCCCGTGGCCAGCAGCAGCCAGTCCATCAGGCGGGGCCTCCCCGGGAGGCCGGTCCGCGCCCGGGGGCGGGAGCGGCGGGGCGGGGGGAACGGGGGGCGCCGGCGCGGGGGCCGCGGCGGGGGACGCCGCGGCCGGGCCGGCAACTACTGTACGAGTCCATGGGAGCTCCAGGATACCGGAGCCCCGGCGGCTCAGGACCAGCTGACGGGCCGTGCCCGGCCCTCCTCGTAGCCGGAGCGGGACTGCACGCCCACGACCGCCCGCGCGGCGAACTGCTCGAGCGTCGTGGCCCCCGCGTAGGTCATGGAGCTGCGCACCCCGGCGGTGATGTGGTCCACGAGGTCCTCCACGCCCGGGCGCTGCGGGTCCAGGTACATCTTGGAGCTGGAGATGCCCTCCTCGAACAGGGCCTTGCGCGCCCGGGCGAAGGCGCCCTCCTCCCGGGTGCGCTCGCGCACGGCGCGGGTCGAGGCCATGCCGAAGCTCTCCTTGTACATCCGCCCGTCGGCGTCGACGTTGAGGTCCCCGGGCCCCTCGTGGGTGCCGGCGAACCAGGAGCCGATCATCACCTGGCTGGCCCCGGCCGCGAGCGCGAGGGCGACGTCGCGCGGGTGCTTGACCCCGCCGTCGGCCCAGACGTGGCGGCCCAGGCCGGCGGCGGCCTCCGCGCACTCGAGCACGGCCGAGAACTGGGGGCGGCCCACGGCCGTCATCATCCGTGTCGTGCACATCGCACCGGGGCCCACCCCGACCTTGACGATGTCGGCGCCGGCGTCGACGAGGTCCTGCACGCCGTCGGCGGTCACCACGTTGCCGGCCGCGACCGGGACGTCGGGGGCCACGGCACGCACGGCCTCGAGGGCCTCGAGCATCCGCCGCTGGTGGCCGTGGGCGGTGTCGACGACGAGCACGTCCACGCCGGCCTCGACGAGGGCGCGCGCCTTGCCGCGGACGTCGCCGTTGATGCCGACGGCGGCCCCGACCCGCAGCCGCCCGGCGTCGTCGAGGGCGGGGGTGTAGATGGTGGAGCGCACGGCGCCCTTGCGGGTGAGCACGCCCACGACCTCGTCGCCGTCCAGGACGGGGGCCACGTGCACCCGCGACTGCGTCAGGCGGTCGTAGGCGGCGGCCAGGACGCCGTGCTGCGCGTGCGCGCCGTCGGCGAGCACGTCGGCCAGCGGCAGGACGGGCGCGTCGGTGCGCATGATCGAGCCCAGCTGGGTGAAGCGGTCCACCTCCGTGCAGTCGCCCGCCAGGACCACGCCCCGGTAGGTGCGGCCGGGCCCGCACACGACCACGGCGCCGTGGGGGCGCTTGTGCATGATGCCCAGGGCGTCGTGCACGGTGTCCTCGGGGGCCAGCACCACGGGGGTCTCGAAGCGGGGCGAACGCTCCTTGACCCACCCGACCACCTCGGCGATGACGTCCAGCGGGATGTCCTGCGGGAGGATGCCCAGCCCGCCGCGGCGGGCCAGGGTCTCGACCATGCGCCGGCCGGTGACCGCCGTCATGTTCGCCGCGATCAGCGGGACCGTGGCGCCGGTGCCGTCGCGGGGGGCGAGGTCGACGTCGAAGCGGGAGGTGACCCGGGAGCTGGAGGGGACGAGGAAGACGTCGTCGTAGGTCAGGTCCGAGGTGGGGGTGTTGAGGAAGCGCACGCCCGCCAGTCTAGCCGCGGGCCCCCGACACGCCGCCGGGGCCCGCCCCGCGCGGACTAGCCATGCCGCCGCGCGCGTCACTAGACTCGACCGGAGGTACGGCCGCGCCCGCCCGGACGACCGGCCGGGACGTCCCGGAGGACGAGCCGGCCGGTCCCCGGGCGGCCGCGGCCGCGACGAGCCCGGCGGCAGGTCCGGACGC carries:
- a CDS encoding hemolysin family protein; protein product: MDWLLLATGLLLILGTGFFVAVEFSLVALDQTTVRRAIAEGDRRAEPLLKCLRSLSTQLSSCQLGITLTTLLTGYTLDLALQSFLREPIMDLTGLSAAAAGGVTLTISMLISTLLSMLVGELVPKNWAIAEAYRVGRALARPQLVFTAVFKPFVLGLNGVANRVLHLFGMEAKEELSGARSPEELSSMVRRSAKMGTLDAGTAAFVAKTLTFAERTAADVMTPRIRVQMLDSHDSVAEVVAVASRTGHSRFPVVDDSPDEIRGVVHVKKAVAVPADRRAALECGAIMEDVLRVPETVHLDSLLVQLRSGGLQMAVVVDEWGGTAGVVTLEDLVEEVVGEVSDEHDRISPGALQSASGEWTFPGLLRPDEVSEQIIELDIEDGPAYETMGGFMMDRLGQVPRVGDAVPVQGGVLEVARMDGRRVDRIRFVPAPAPAPTEEGTR
- a CDS encoding GuaB1 family IMP dehydrogenase-related protein, translating into MRFLNTPTSDLTYDDVFLVPSSSRVTSRFDVDLAPRDGTGATVPLIAANMTAVTGRRMVETLARRGGLGILPQDIPLDVIAEVVGWVKERSPRFETPVVLAPEDTVHDALGIMHKRPHGAVVVCGPGRTYRGVVLAGDCTEVDRFTQLGSIMRTDAPVLPLADVLADGAHAQHGVLAAAYDRLTQSRVHVAPVLDGDEVVGVLTRKGAVRSTIYTPALDDAGRLRVGAAVGINGDVRGKARALVEAGVDVLVVDTAHGHQRRMLEALEAVRAVAPDVPVAAGNVVTADGVQDLVDAGADIVKVGVGPGAMCTTRMMTAVGRPQFSAVLECAEAAAGLGRHVWADGGVKHPRDVALALAAGASQVMIGSWFAGTHEGPGDLNVDADGRMYKESFGMASTRAVRERTREEGAFARARKALFEEGISSSKMYLDPQRPGVEDLVDHITAGVRSSMTYAGATTLEQFAARAVVGVQSRSGYEEGRARPVSWS